In a single window of the Antennarius striatus isolate MH-2024 chromosome 3, ASM4005453v1, whole genome shotgun sequence genome:
- the si:ch211-107p11.3 gene encoding GT1 domain-containing protein isoform X1 codes for MNPDRDFHMMRRNERAHFFSPKEQELMLRLYEEEREILTAKSNTTSASKLREGAWQRIADKINVSSDSGYKRTWQQVKVKHKNMVQTAKRRRAEVMRNDDGLATMSLISAEDDVLQDKDKLRLEILQGGACMESLSAPDSSYGSGPVLLLPVTKTEPDSLSSDETDVSDTPVETEVSSPQGGVDAACPTPAGRTSEVRLAAQRKQTEDVRALYCSYLRKEMENRDQQMALRALKMKKLEKEILLLDKQLM; via the exons ATGAATCCCGACAGAG ATTTCCACATGATGAGAAGAAATGAAAGGGCTCATTTTTTCAGCCCTAAAGAGCAGGAACTCATGTTAAGGTTGTatgaagaggaaagagaaatcCTGACAGCCAAATCCAACACGACCAGCGCCTCCAAACTGAGGGAGGGGGCCTGGCAGAGGATTGCcgataaaataaatgt GTCTTCGGATAGCGGCTACAAAAGAACGTGGCAGCAAGTGaaagtcaaacacaaaaacatggtGCAGACAG CAAAAAGGAGAAGAGCTGAGGTGATGAGGAACGACGACGGGTTGGCCACGATGTCGCTGATATCAGCAGAGGACGACGTCCTGCAGGACAAAGACAAGCTGAGGCTGGAGATCCTGCAGGGAGGAGCATGCATGGAGAGTCTGAGCGCACCTGACAGCTCCTATGGTAGTG GCCCCGTCCTCCTCCTGCCCGTCACCAAAACCGAACCGGACAGCTTGAGCAGTGACGAGACGGACGTCAGCGACACTCCCGTGGAGACG GAGGTGTCCAGTCCACAGGGGGGGGTCGACGCCGCCTGTCCCACGCCCGCCGGCCGGACCTCAGAGGTGAGGCTCGCCGCTCAGAGG AAGCAGACTGAAGACGTCCGAGCTCTCTACTGCAGCTACctcaggaaggagatggagaaccgCGACCAACAGATGGCGCTGCGAGCTCTGAAGATGAAGAAACTGGAGAAGGAAATCCTGCTGCTGGACAAACAGCTGATGTGA
- the si:ch211-107p11.3 gene encoding GT1 domain-containing protein isoform X2: protein MNPDRDFHMMRRNERAHFFSPKEQELMLRLYEEEREILTAKSNTTSASKLREGAWQRIADKINVSSDSGYKRTWQQVKVKHKNMVQTAKRRRAEVMRNDDGLATMSLISAEDDVLQDKDKLRLEILQGGACMESLSAPDSSYGSGPVLLLPVTKTEPDSLSSDETDVSDTPVETEVSSPQGGVDAACPTPAGRTSEKQTEDVRALYCSYLRKEMENRDQQMALRALKMKKLEKEILLLDKQLM from the exons ATGAATCCCGACAGAG ATTTCCACATGATGAGAAGAAATGAAAGGGCTCATTTTTTCAGCCCTAAAGAGCAGGAACTCATGTTAAGGTTGTatgaagaggaaagagaaatcCTGACAGCCAAATCCAACACGACCAGCGCCTCCAAACTGAGGGAGGGGGCCTGGCAGAGGATTGCcgataaaataaatgt GTCTTCGGATAGCGGCTACAAAAGAACGTGGCAGCAAGTGaaagtcaaacacaaaaacatggtGCAGACAG CAAAAAGGAGAAGAGCTGAGGTGATGAGGAACGACGACGGGTTGGCCACGATGTCGCTGATATCAGCAGAGGACGACGTCCTGCAGGACAAAGACAAGCTGAGGCTGGAGATCCTGCAGGGAGGAGCATGCATGGAGAGTCTGAGCGCACCTGACAGCTCCTATGGTAGTG GCCCCGTCCTCCTCCTGCCCGTCACCAAAACCGAACCGGACAGCTTGAGCAGTGACGAGACGGACGTCAGCGACACTCCCGTGGAGACG GAGGTGTCCAGTCCACAGGGGGGGGTCGACGCCGCCTGTCCCACGCCCGCCGGCCGGACCTCAGAG AAGCAGACTGAAGACGTCCGAGCTCTCTACTGCAGCTACctcaggaaggagatggagaaccgCGACCAACAGATGGCGCTGCGAGCTCTGAAGATGAAGAAACTGGAGAAGGAAATCCTGCTGCTGGACAAACAGCTGATGTGA
- the si:ch211-107p11.3 gene encoding GT1 domain-containing protein isoform X3: MNPDRDFHMMRRNERAHFFSPKEQELMLRLYEEEREILTAKSNTTSASKLREGAWQRIADKINVSSDSGYKRTWQQVKVKHKNMVQTAKRRRAEVMRNDDGLATMSLISAEDDVLQDKDKLRLEILQGGACMESLSAPDSSYGSGPVLLLPVTKTEPDSLSSDETDVSDTPVETEVSSPQGGVDAACPTPAGRTSEVHFSPKRQNFQRLFFFFIGTAPEISSGDLTSSVTDPCHQDVKHLQR, from the exons ATGAATCCCGACAGAG ATTTCCACATGATGAGAAGAAATGAAAGGGCTCATTTTTTCAGCCCTAAAGAGCAGGAACTCATGTTAAGGTTGTatgaagaggaaagagaaatcCTGACAGCCAAATCCAACACGACCAGCGCCTCCAAACTGAGGGAGGGGGCCTGGCAGAGGATTGCcgataaaataaatgt GTCTTCGGATAGCGGCTACAAAAGAACGTGGCAGCAAGTGaaagtcaaacacaaaaacatggtGCAGACAG CAAAAAGGAGAAGAGCTGAGGTGATGAGGAACGACGACGGGTTGGCCACGATGTCGCTGATATCAGCAGAGGACGACGTCCTGCAGGACAAAGACAAGCTGAGGCTGGAGATCCTGCAGGGAGGAGCATGCATGGAGAGTCTGAGCGCACCTGACAGCTCCTATGGTAGTG GCCCCGTCCTCCTCCTGCCCGTCACCAAAACCGAACCGGACAGCTTGAGCAGTGACGAGACGGACGTCAGCGACACTCCCGTGGAGACG GAGGTGTCCAGTCCACAGGGGGGGGTCGACGCCGCCTGTCCCACGCCCGCCGGCCGGACCTCAGAG GTCCATTTCTCACCAAAACGTCAGAATTTCcagcgtttgttttttttttttatcggcACAGCTCCTGAAATTTCATCTGGCGATTTGACCTCGTCCGTAACTGATCCGTGTCACCAAGACGTGAAACACCTGCAGAGGTGA